The DNA segment AGGGGAAGCGAAAAAAGCTTTACAAGTAACTCCAGGTCTACAGCCAACCCTATTTGAAGAAATTAAAGGATTGGTGGAAAATCAAGATGAATGGTCAAAACAAGAGACCAGTACGATAAAAGATCTAATAATTGATATGAGTAATCCCTATAAAGATTCCTTAACTGCTAGGATGTTATTACTTTCCCCTGAAGTAATGGGATCTCAACAAGAAGAAACCGATGAAATGACTTCTGCTACTATTACGATGGAAAAGAAAATTATCCTCGATGGTTCTGCTGTAATTAAAGGGACTAAATTGGCAGGTTGGATGACGAAAACGGAAACAAGGGGGGTATTGTTTTTAAAAGGGGAAATTTCAGAAGCTTTAATAGTAGTGCCATACAAAGGAGGAAAAATGTCTGTGGAAATAGGTGATGTTAGAACAGAACTTGTCCCACAGATAAAGGATGGGAAACCTAAAGTAAAGGTTAATATAAAAGGTAGTGGTAGGTTAGGTGAAACCGATGTTTTTGTAGATTTTGGAGATATTGATCAAGTTAAAGAAATAGAAAAAATCCTCAACCAAAGACTGGTTGGGGAGATCAATAACTCTATAAGAAAATTTCAAGGACAATATAATGCTGATTTGTTAGGAATTGGAGATCTGTTTTTTAGGTCAAATCGGAAATGGTGGAATGAAAATAAAGATAAATGGTTTGAAGGATTGTATCAACAAGTTGTTTTTGATATAAAAGCTGATATTCAGTTAGATAACTCTGGATTTTTAGTACAACCGATCTTAGGAGGAGAATAAAATGGTGTGGCAGGGGATGATTATTCTCATTTTTTCTACTTTAGTCTATTTTGAAGGGAAAAAACTGTTGGTAGCAAAAAATTATTGGGATTTAGTAGTGGTAATGTTCTTTTATTTACTAGCTTTTTATTACACTTGGTCCTTTGCTGCTGACAGAGAAGTTTTTAATCCTTTAGAAGGGATAAATAATTTGTTAGAGCCAATAGGAAAGTGGTTATTTATAGAATTCCTAGGGATTAGCTAGGTGTTTTTTTAAATAACGAACTGAAAAATAGTAAGATTGGGTAAAAGAAGTTTAATGAAATATTTATAATCGGTAAGGTAATTGCAAAGTAAACAAAATAGCTTACACTAGGGAACATCAACTTTGATAAAAAAATAATTAAAAATCCTATGGGGATAATTAGTGGTTCTTTTTCTTTTAAGCCTAAAAGTTGAGAAAAACCTAAAATTAAGGCATAATAAATAGCTAAAAGGGTAGTGAAAAAACCAAGGATCCAGACGAAAATAAAAAATGCTTCAACCCTATTTAGAAACTCACCGATATTGACGAGGCGAAAGATTTGATATGTAGGGAGTAACATTTTTCCAATAACCTCTGCTGAAAAAATTGTAACACCTAAAATAGTTCGGGTAAGGA comes from the Anaerobranca gottschalkii DSM 13577 genome and includes:
- a CDS encoding Ger(x)C family spore germination protein: MSRKLVKVSSIVLLLLLFIPGCWDSIELEDLGIVVAVGIDKEEEGFTMTLQIIKPQPQANNGSEGKIWVGASSGQTLFDASKNFRAKVPSRLTFMHNQIIVIGEEAAKSGFDDIIDFLTRNREIRYRSWVIITQGEAKKALQVTPGLQPTLFEEIKGLVENQDEWSKQETSTIKDLIIDMSNPYKDSLTARMLLLSPEVMGSQQEETDEMTSATITMEKKIILDGSAVIKGTKLAGWMTKTETRGVLFLKGEISEALIVVPYKGGKMSVEIGDVRTELVPQIKDGKPKVKVNIKGSGRLGETDVFVDFGDIDQVKEIEKILNQRLVGEINNSIRKFQGQYNADLLGIGDLFFRSNRKWWNENKDKWFEGLYQQVVFDIKADIQLDNSGFLVQPILGGE